The following proteins are encoded in a genomic region of Laspinema palackyanum D2c:
- a CDS encoding tetratricopeptide repeat protein — protein sequence MKKSVVGTVGLGLGMMLFMSGCKLLEPLAIAQGVTCQEEQNIADDGRLFELRDRAQNHIQSGKLDQAAEDLIELFQGMQSVSKNRDRVLSFIEVVNGTQAQEGMLETLVNRLVEQGESFQADLVLDAAAGMSNSLDTGYSYAKTRTLAGIARLYIQRGQRDRARTTLARAILAETGIRGAAFKTKGLSEIARTYIALEDTIQASQILGRSLHYAQSIVYQDAYSQAWDFQPLAIYYGQVGQLDKALELAGTISEAYYRSQTFAEIAKNLAAKGNIERAHKIVWDHVSDTEIKARGLAEIGLRSAKQGQTDRVIPLFTEALRQANLILDPNGRMVALSPILIHYAEAGYPDRALQEIAPLERPEIKAKVLSAIALEYATQGQREKASTIANQALETVRTIPDNFEQQLLLPDMVEDYTRLGLYEVAIQAAQQIPYPEKKQDLLLELAREAATRGDDEIAIKAAEIMPINLVAVAFVYQNLGKTERATELLSRGMKAVESLESNELKFEMLASVAVEYAKAGQQAKAEELFAQVLLISNQVQENSYAWVTVFDRLIEGKRYDFALQLVRSIKDEYFQSTLIKRLMETFIQEGKIAEAYQVIELLKSPAEKVSNLILLADKNLKAGERDIAREALAKAFDMARTVPGEESNVMRFGGQYDDQGNWFGYTEVEDPMDRGSLYEEIAIRYGQLGDYNAAMQVVRSLQSPTLQNQVQQRLACYR from the coding sequence ATGAAAAAATCAGTCGTTGGGACCGTGGGATTGGGGTTAGGGATGATGTTGTTCATGAGTGGCTGTAAGCTGTTGGAACCTTTGGCGATCGCCCAGGGGGTGACTTGTCAGGAAGAACAGAATATAGCCGATGACGGGCGCTTGTTTGAATTACGCGATCGCGCTCAAAATCATATCCAATCCGGCAAACTGGATCAGGCAGCAGAGGACCTGATTGAGCTATTTCAAGGGATGCAATCGGTCAGTAAAAACCGAGATAGAGTCCTATCCTTCATTGAAGTCGTCAATGGTACTCAGGCACAAGAGGGGATGTTAGAAACTCTGGTTAATCGTCTGGTGGAACAGGGAGAGAGTTTTCAGGCAGACTTAGTCCTGGATGCGGCAGCGGGAATGAGTAATAGTTTGGATACCGGATATAGCTATGCCAAAACCCGGACTTTGGCAGGAATTGCACGGTTGTATATCCAAAGGGGACAACGAGATCGCGCCCGGACAACCCTCGCCCGTGCTATTCTAGCAGAAACGGGCATCCGAGGTGCGGCATTTAAAACCAAGGGATTAAGTGAAATTGCCCGAACCTATATTGCCCTGGAAGATACCATTCAAGCCTCACAAATCCTGGGGCGATCGCTCCATTATGCCCAATCCATTGTCTATCAGGATGCCTACAGTCAAGCCTGGGATTTCCAACCCCTCGCCATTTATTATGGTCAAGTGGGACAACTGGATAAAGCTTTAGAGCTTGCTGGAACAATTTCCGAGGCTTATTATCGGAGTCAGACTTTTGCAGAAATTGCCAAGAATTTGGCGGCCAAAGGTAACATTGAACGCGCCCATAAAATTGTTTGGGATCACGTCAGTGACACGGAAATTAAAGCCCGGGGTTTAGCAGAAATTGGGTTGCGATCGGCTAAACAGGGACAAACCGATCGCGTGATTCCTTTATTTACAGAGGCTTTGCGTCAAGCCAATTTAATCTTAGATCCAAACGGTCGCATGGTCGCCCTTTCCCCGATTTTAATCCATTATGCGGAAGCGGGATATCCGGACCGAGCTTTACAGGAAATTGCTCCCCTCGAAAGGCCGGAAATTAAAGCGAAAGTCCTCAGTGCCATTGCGCTGGAATATGCGACCCAAGGACAACGGGAAAAAGCCTCTACTATTGCCAACCAAGCTTTAGAAACGGTCCGCACAATTCCTGACAATTTTGAACAACAACTGCTTCTCCCGGATATGGTTGAAGATTATACTCGGTTGGGACTGTATGAAGTGGCGATTCAAGCGGCCCAACAAATTCCTTATCCCGAAAAAAAACAGGATCTTTTGTTAGAATTGGCAAGGGAAGCCGCAACCCGAGGAGATGATGAAATTGCGATTAAGGCTGCTGAAATTATGCCGATTAACTTAGTGGCCGTCGCTTTTGTCTATCAAAATCTTGGCAAAACTGAACGGGCGACTGAACTGTTAAGCCGAGGCATGAAGGCGGTTGAATCCCTAGAAAGTAACGAGCTAAAATTTGAAATGTTGGCCTCGGTTGCGGTAGAATATGCCAAAGCGGGACAACAGGCTAAGGCTGAAGAGTTATTTGCCCAAGTGCTCTTAATCAGCAACCAGGTTCAAGAAAATTCCTATGCCTGGGTCACAGTGTTTGATCGGCTGATCGAGGGTAAACGTTATGACTTTGCCTTGCAGCTAGTCCGCAGCATAAAAGATGAATATTTCCAAAGCACCTTAATTAAACGGCTGATGGAGACGTTCATCCAAGAAGGAAAAATTGCTGAAGCCTATCAGGTGATAGAATTGTTAAAATCCCCGGCAGAAAAAGTTAGTAACTTAATCCTCCTAGCCGATAAAAATTTGAAGGCGGGAGAGCGAGATATTGCCCGGGAAGCCTTAGCCAAAGCCTTTGATATGGCCAGGACAGTTCCGGGGGAAGAATCTAATGTGATGAGATTTGGGGGACAGTACGATGACCAGGGGAATTGGTTTGGTTACACCGAAGTAGAAGACCCGATGGATCGGGGGAGTTTGTATGAAGAAATCGCCATTCGATATGGGCAATTGGGGGACTATAACGCGGCCATGCAGGTGGTGCGATCGCTGCAAAGTCCGACCCTGCAAAACCAAGTGCAACAGCGGTTAGCCTGCTATCGGTAA